A portion of the Pseudarthrobacter sp. L1SW genome contains these proteins:
- the galK gene encoding galactokinase gives MNSAPDPLTASAPAGTEDLAARFSREFGSAPDGIWQAPGRVNLIGEHTDYNEGFVLPFAIDRTARVAIRVRPDSSVRLLSTYGDQGLVSTTLDSLEPGSAKGWTKYPLGVMWALKERGVTVPGVDLLLDSNVPLGAGLSSSHAIECAVISALNDLAGAGLEAQEMVLATQRAENEFVGAPTGIMDQSASLRGSEGHAVFLDCRDQNVRLVPFETRPADLVMLVIDTKVSHSHADGGYASRRASCELGAEVLGVKALRDVQVGDLEEASGLLDEVTFRRVRHVVTENDRVLQTVELLANQGPAAIGPLLDASHASMRDDFEISCPELDLAVDASRAGGAIGARMTGGGFGGAAIALTPVALEQRVRDAVATAFADAGYKAPDIFTVSPAAGARRIA, from the coding sequence TTGAACTCCGCACCAGATCCCCTGACCGCGAGCGCACCTGCCGGGACCGAGGACCTGGCGGCACGGTTTTCGCGGGAGTTCGGCAGCGCTCCAGACGGAATCTGGCAGGCCCCGGGGCGGGTCAACCTTATCGGCGAGCACACAGACTACAACGAAGGCTTCGTCCTGCCCTTCGCCATCGACCGCACTGCCCGGGTGGCCATCAGGGTCCGCCCCGATTCCTCGGTGCGCCTTCTCTCCACCTACGGCGACCAGGGCCTGGTGAGCACCACGCTGGATTCGTTGGAGCCGGGCTCAGCCAAAGGATGGACCAAGTACCCCCTCGGCGTGATGTGGGCCCTGAAGGAACGTGGCGTCACGGTCCCGGGCGTTGACCTGCTGCTGGACTCAAACGTCCCCCTGGGTGCGGGGCTGTCCTCCTCCCACGCGATCGAATGTGCTGTCATCTCGGCGCTGAACGACCTGGCCGGGGCGGGACTGGAGGCCCAGGAAATGGTGCTGGCCACGCAGCGTGCCGAAAACGAATTTGTCGGCGCTCCCACGGGGATCATGGACCAGTCCGCCTCGCTCCGCGGGTCGGAGGGCCACGCAGTCTTCCTGGACTGCCGGGACCAGAACGTACGCCTGGTTCCCTTCGAGACGCGGCCGGCGGACCTGGTGATGCTCGTGATCGACACCAAGGTCTCGCACTCGCATGCCGACGGCGGTTACGCCTCCCGGCGCGCATCCTGCGAACTCGGCGCGGAGGTGCTGGGGGTCAAGGCGCTCCGTGACGTGCAGGTGGGCGACCTGGAGGAAGCCAGCGGCCTCCTGGATGAAGTCACGTTCCGCCGCGTACGCCACGTGGTCACGGAAAACGACCGCGTGCTCCAGACCGTGGAGCTCCTCGCAAACCAAGGGCCTGCCGCGATCGGTCCCCTGCTGGACGCCAGCCACGCGTCCATGCGGGACGACTTTGAGATCTCCTGCCCCGAACTGGACCTGGCAGTGGATGCATCCCGCGCCGGCGGCGCCATCGGTGCCCGGATGACCGGGGGCGGGTTTGGCGGAGCGGCCATCGCACTCACTCCCGTGGCACTGGAGCAAAGGGTGCGTGACGCCGTCGCCACGGCATTCGCGGATGCCGGCTATAAGGCGCCGGACATCTTCACGGTCTCACCCGCGGCCGGGGCCCGGCGCATCGCCTAG
- the galT gene encoding galactose-1-phosphate uridylyltransferase gives MTAITSTRLSDGRELIYFDDAATPKPRSAEFTTDHRGLPPRGEPGEIRYDALADEWVAVAAHRQTRTHLPPADQCPICPTTPSNPSEIPASDYDVVVFENRFPSLGPALGPIPDEPSWGTKGPAYGRCEVVAFTPSHTGSFSELGEERSRTVIEAWAQRTEALSALPGIKQVFPFENRGADIGVTLHHPHGQIYAYPYITPRAGVLGAAARRFYDAKGGTATLTGSLLRSEREDGSRMVLEGENFSAYVPFAARWPLEIHLVPHRQVPDLATLSGEEKDELASVYLDLLRRVDGLYPTPTPYISAWHQAPLDPVLRPAGYLHLQLTSPRRAADKLKYLAGSEAAMGAFINDTTPESVAERLRAVTLPPSTTPAVPAAAPEGAHA, from the coding sequence ATGACAGCTATCACGAGCACCAGGCTCTCCGACGGCAGGGAGCTCATTTATTTCGACGACGCCGCGACTCCCAAGCCGCGCTCCGCCGAATTCACCACGGACCACCGGGGACTCCCCCCGCGGGGAGAACCGGGCGAGATCCGCTACGACGCGCTGGCGGACGAATGGGTTGCCGTCGCGGCGCACCGGCAGACCCGCACCCACCTCCCGCCTGCGGACCAGTGCCCTATCTGCCCCACCACCCCCAGCAACCCTTCTGAAATTCCGGCCTCAGACTACGACGTTGTGGTGTTTGAAAACCGCTTCCCTTCGCTGGGCCCTGCGCTGGGACCGATACCGGACGAGCCATCCTGGGGTACCAAGGGGCCGGCGTACGGGCGCTGTGAGGTAGTGGCGTTCACCCCCTCACACACCGGATCCTTCAGCGAACTGGGCGAGGAGCGGTCCCGCACCGTCATCGAAGCCTGGGCGCAGCGCACGGAGGCCCTGAGCGCGCTGCCCGGAATCAAACAGGTCTTCCCATTCGAAAACCGCGGCGCGGACATCGGCGTAACACTCCACCACCCCCACGGCCAGATCTACGCCTACCCGTACATCACCCCGCGCGCAGGCGTCCTCGGGGCCGCGGCACGAAGGTTCTACGATGCGAAGGGCGGCACCGCCACCCTCACCGGCTCCCTGCTGCGTTCCGAGCGGGAGGACGGCAGCAGGATGGTCCTGGAAGGGGAGAATTTCAGCGCGTATGTCCCCTTCGCCGCCCGGTGGCCGCTCGAAATCCACCTGGTGCCCCACCGCCAGGTCCCGGACCTGGCTACGCTGAGCGGTGAGGAGAAGGACGAACTCGCTTCCGTCTACCTCGACCTCCTCCGGCGGGTGGACGGCCTCTACCCCACGCCCACCCCGTACATTTCCGCCTGGCACCAGGCTCCCCTGGATCCGGTGCTGCGGCCCGCCGGCTACCTCCACCTCCAGCTGACCTCCCCCCGGCGGGCGGCCGATAAGCTGAAGTACCTGGCAGGATCGGAGGCGGCCATGGGCGCCTTCATCAATGACACCACCCCGGAAAGCGTGGCCGAGCGTCTCCGCGCGGTGACCCTTCCGCCTTCCACGACCCCCGCTGTCCCGGCAGCTGCACCTGAAGGAGCCCACGCTTGA
- a CDS encoding Bax inhibitor-1/YccA family protein: MALGGNPIFNGKNFRGATQAPPVPQAPYGHAPYGQQPYGQASYGQQPYGQQPYGQAPYGQQGYGQQPMTDEQLRQMYSQPAAGPADTGRMTFDDVIVKTAACLGFVVLGAAVTLTVSLGLASMLMIVGALGGFVLALVNTFKKQPSPALILAYAGLEGLFLGGLTRVLDTMYPGVGLQAVVGTLSVFAVTLLLFKSGKVRATPKAMKFFMIALVGYALFSVVNLVMMMTGLTTEPFGLRSGIIGVVIGILAIGLAAFSLVMDFTSIEEGVRSGAPQRFSWTAAFGLTVTLVWLYVEIIRLLAILRGDE; this comes from the coding sequence ATGGCACTTGGCGGCAACCCGATCTTCAACGGAAAGAACTTCCGTGGAGCCACCCAGGCACCGCCTGTCCCGCAGGCTCCTTACGGACACGCGCCCTACGGCCAGCAGCCGTACGGGCAGGCATCGTACGGCCAGCAGCCGTATGGCCAGCAGCCGTATGGCCAGGCCCCTTACGGCCAGCAGGGCTACGGACAGCAGCCCATGACTGACGAGCAGTTGCGGCAGATGTACAGCCAGCCTGCTGCGGGTCCGGCGGACACCGGCAGGATGACGTTCGACGACGTCATCGTCAAGACGGCTGCCTGCCTGGGCTTTGTTGTGCTGGGTGCGGCTGTCACGTTGACTGTCAGTTTGGGGCTGGCCTCGATGCTGATGATCGTCGGTGCGCTCGGCGGGTTCGTCCTTGCGCTGGTCAACACCTTCAAGAAGCAGCCGTCACCGGCGCTGATCCTTGCCTACGCAGGCCTTGAAGGCCTCTTCCTGGGCGGGCTCACCCGCGTCCTGGACACCATGTACCCGGGAGTGGGGCTCCAGGCTGTCGTCGGCACGCTGTCCGTTTTCGCCGTGACGCTCCTCCTTTTCAAGAGCGGCAAGGTACGCGCCACACCAAAGGCCATGAAGTTCTTCATGATCGCCTTGGTTGGTTACGCACTGTTCTCCGTGGTGAACCTCGTCATGATGATGACGGGCCTGACCACGGAACCCTTCGGGCTGCGAAGCGGCATCATCGGCGTCGTTATCGGCATCCTGGCCATCGGCCTCGCGGCATTCTCACTGGTCATGGACTTCACCAGCATCGAGGAGGGTGTCCGCAGCGGCGCTCCCCAGCGCTTCTCCTGGACGGCCGCATTCGGCCTGACGGTCACGCTGGTATGGCTCTACGTCGAAATCATCCGCCTGCTGGCCATCCTGCGCGGGGACGAATAA
- a CDS encoding branched-chain amino acid ABC transporter permease: MGAISASILAILLVAAPASQATSPSPTPSPSNQTFQNNISGFLRDDTRAPLADVTITAKKDGFTGTAKSSANGAWNIGVPDQGTYTVELDESTLPEGIKLAEGQENPRQVTFSQTSNLSVIFAFGKGIVVQQQDFGQNLLNRLVAGLSFGLLLALASVGLSLIFGTTGLTNFAHGEMVTLGAVLVFAFNAVGLPFWLAIILSLLGGGLFGYAQDRGLWRPLRRRGTGLVPMMIVSIGLALAVRYVIQFYFGGATQQLPFAQSPEIQLGPVSISPNNLWSLGISAVVIALIGIVLLKTRLGKATRAVADNPALAAASGIDVDSVIRIVWITGGMLASLGGILWAYYRPGVTFDMGSAILLLIFAGVTLGGLGTVFGALIGSVIVGIFVELTTVFGLAADLKYVGALFIMIVVLLFRPQGILGRRERVG; this comes from the coding sequence ATGGGAGCCATTAGCGCATCCATCCTGGCGATCCTTCTCGTGGCAGCACCGGCATCGCAGGCCACTTCCCCGTCTCCGACACCATCCCCGTCGAACCAGACATTCCAAAACAACATCAGTGGATTCCTCCGCGATGACACCCGCGCACCCCTGGCGGATGTGACCATCACGGCCAAGAAGGACGGCTTCACCGGTACGGCCAAGTCGTCCGCGAACGGAGCCTGGAACATCGGGGTGCCCGATCAGGGCACCTACACCGTTGAGCTGGACGAATCGACCCTTCCCGAGGGGATCAAGCTGGCTGAAGGCCAGGAAAACCCCCGCCAGGTCACCTTCAGCCAGACCTCGAACCTGTCGGTCATCTTCGCCTTCGGCAAGGGCATCGTGGTGCAGCAACAGGACTTCGGCCAAAACCTGCTCAACCGCCTCGTGGCCGGCCTGAGCTTCGGCCTTCTCCTTGCCCTCGCCTCGGTGGGTCTTTCCCTGATTTTCGGTACCACCGGCCTGACCAACTTCGCCCACGGCGAGATGGTCACGTTGGGTGCAGTGCTCGTGTTTGCCTTCAATGCCGTCGGCCTTCCCTTCTGGCTGGCGATCATCCTGTCCCTCCTGGGCGGCGGCCTGTTCGGATATGCCCAGGACAGGGGGCTGTGGCGGCCACTGCGCCGGCGCGGCACCGGCCTGGTGCCCATGATGATCGTCAGCATCGGCCTTGCCCTCGCTGTCCGGTACGTCATCCAGTTCTACTTCGGCGGCGCCACCCAGCAACTGCCGTTCGCGCAGAGCCCCGAAATCCAGCTGGGGCCAGTATCCATCTCGCCCAACAATCTCTGGTCCCTCGGAATCAGTGCGGTGGTGATCGCCCTGATCGGCATCGTGCTGCTGAAGACCAGGCTTGGCAAGGCAACCCGTGCAGTAGCCGACAACCCCGCCCTTGCAGCCGCCTCAGGCATCGACGTCGACTCCGTCATCCGGATCGTCTGGATCACGGGCGGCATGCTGGCCTCCCTGGGCGGGATCCTGTGGGCCTACTACCGTCCAGGCGTCACCTTCGACATGGGCTCGGCCATCCTCCTGCTGATCTTCGCCGGCGTCACCCTCGGCGGCCTCGGTACGGTCTTTGGCGCCCTGATCGGTTCCGTCATCGTAGGCATCTTCGTGGAGCTGACCACCGTGTTCGGCCTCGCTGCGGACCTTAAGTACGTAGGTGCCCTGTTCATCATGATCGTTGTCCTATTGTTCCGGCCGCAGGGAATCCTGGGCCGGCGCGAGCGCGTGGGTTAG
- a CDS encoding branched-chain amino acid ABC transporter permease has protein sequence MDFGFILASAAGEIFSPTTAAYALAALGLAVHFGYSGLLNFGQAGFMAVGAYGFAISTLTFGVPFFVGLLIAIIASAIFALLLGIPTLRLRADYLAIVTIAAAEIVRYIVTTNQLTSVTGSANGLAAFEGGFYAMNPFPDGSYFGMNNRDFFIRVVGWALVALCCTLVWLLMRSPWGRVLKGIREDENAVRSLGKNVYAYKMQALIIGGVLGALAGMVFTLPRGAVQPANYGTELTFFLYTCLLLGGLGTVLGPVIGAMIFWVVLSLTQGILYGLIESGAITWLNTVQAGQLRYILVGVALMLLMIFRPQGVFGNKKELAFA, from the coding sequence ATGGACTTTGGATTCATTCTTGCCAGCGCTGCCGGTGAAATTTTCAGCCCGACGACGGCGGCTTACGCCCTTGCTGCGCTCGGCCTCGCCGTACACTTCGGTTACTCCGGCCTGCTGAACTTCGGCCAGGCCGGCTTCATGGCGGTGGGAGCCTACGGCTTCGCAATCTCCACCCTCACCTTCGGCGTCCCCTTCTTTGTGGGACTGCTGATCGCCATCATTGCCTCGGCGATTTTTGCCCTGCTTCTCGGTATTCCCACCCTGCGGCTCCGGGCAGACTACCTCGCCATCGTGACCATCGCAGCGGCGGAAATTGTCCGGTACATCGTCACCACCAACCAGCTCACCTCGGTGACTGGATCAGCCAACGGGCTGGCGGCCTTCGAAGGCGGGTTCTACGCCATGAACCCGTTCCCCGATGGCTCCTACTTCGGCATGAACAACCGTGACTTCTTCATCCGCGTGGTGGGCTGGGCACTGGTTGCCCTCTGCTGCACCCTGGTATGGCTGCTGATGCGCAGCCCGTGGGGACGCGTCCTCAAGGGCATCCGCGAGGACGAGAACGCTGTCCGTTCGCTGGGCAAGAACGTTTATGCCTACAAGATGCAGGCACTTATTATCGGTGGCGTCCTCGGCGCACTCGCCGGCATGGTCTTCACCCTCCCCCGCGGAGCGGTGCAGCCGGCCAACTACGGCACGGAGCTGACGTTCTTCCTCTATACGTGCCTCCTGCTGGGAGGCCTTGGCACCGTGCTCGGACCGGTCATCGGCGCCATGATCTTCTGGGTTGTCCTGTCCCTGACCCAGGGCATCCTCTACGGCCTGATCGAGTCGGGGGCCATCACGTGGCTGAATACGGTCCAGGCCGGGCAGCTGCGCTACATCCTGGTTGGCGTCGCCCTGATGCTGCTGATGATCTTCAGGCCCCAGGGCGTCTTTGGAAACAAGAAGGAGCTGGCGTTCGCATGA